In the Methanococcus maripaludis genome, one interval contains:
- the porA gene encoding pyruvate synthase subunit PorA — MSEVKVITGTSAAAEAAKLADVDVIAAYPITPQTTCVEKLADFVANGELDAEYIKVESEHSAMSASIAASATGARTFTATSSQGLALMHEVLFAAAGMRVPVVMMNANRALSAPINIWNDQQDSLSQRDTGWIQLYAEDNQEVLDLVIQAFKIAEDEKVLLPVMVNLDGFILTHTVEPVTLPKRETVLDFIGTYEPKHAYLDPKKPMTQGALGDPNYYMETRYAIETAMRNAEKVIADVHDAFAEKFNRAYGNGLIESYNLEKAENVIIAMGSICGTIKDMIDLKKKEGVEIGLLKIRCYRPLPVEMIKDALKNAKNVAILDKSISLGMNKGAIYADVASHLKDKKTVNYIVGLGGRDITSEDILGIYADVETSEDGKTNWVGLKEE, encoded by the coding sequence ATGTCTGAAGTTAAGGTTATCACAGGAACTTCTGCAGCTGCCGAAGCTGCAAAACTTGCAGATGTAGATGTTATTGCAGCATATCCAATTACGCCGCAGACCACATGTGTAGAAAAGCTTGCAGATTTTGTAGCTAATGGTGAATTAGATGCAGAATATATCAAAGTAGAAAGTGAGCATTCTGCAATGAGTGCAAGTATTGCGGCAAGTGCAACGGGTGCAAGAACATTTACTGCAACATCATCACAAGGTTTAGCATTAATGCACGAAGTTTTATTTGCAGCAGCAGGAATGAGGGTTCCAGTTGTAATGATGAATGCAAACAGGGCATTATCTGCACCAATCAATATTTGGAATGACCAGCAAGACAGTTTATCTCAAAGAGATACTGGATGGATTCAACTATATGCTGAAGATAATCAGGAAGTTTTAGATTTGGTTATCCAGGCATTTAAAATTGCAGAAGATGAAAAAGTTCTTCTTCCAGTTATGGTAAATTTAGACGGTTTTATTTTAACACACACTGTAGAACCAGTTACTCTTCCAAAACGGGAAACTGTACTCGATTTTATCGGAACTTATGAACCAAAACATGCATACTTGGACCCTAAAAAACCAATGACACAAGGTGCGCTTGGTGATCCAAACTACTACATGGAAACCAGATATGCAATAGAAACTGCAATGAGAAACGCTGAAAAAGTTATTGCAGATGTTCACGATGCTTTTGCAGAAAAATTCAACAGAGCTTACGGAAACGGGCTTATTGAAAGTTACAATTTGGAAAAAGCAGAAAACGTAATTATTGCAATGGGTTCAATTTGTGGAACAATAAAAGATATGATCGACCTTAAGAAAAAAGAAGGCGTAGAAATCGGTTTATTAAAAATAAGATGCTACAGACCACTTCCTGTTGAAATGATTAAAGATGCACTTAAAAATGCTAAGAATGTTGCAATTCTTGATAAAAGCATAAGCCTTGGTATGAACAAAGGTGCAATTTATGCGGATGTTGCATCCCATTTAAAGGATAAAAAGACTGTAAACTATATCGTTGGTCTTGGTGGAAGAGATATTACTTCTGAAGATATTTTAGGAATTTATGCGGATGTAGAAACATCTGAAGACGGAAAAACAAACTGGGTCGGATTGAAGGAAGAATAA
- a CDS encoding pyruvate ferredoxin oxidoreductase subunit gamma yields MIEVRFHGRGGQGAVTAAQILAKAAFYDGKSCQAFPFFGVERRGAPVMAFTRIDDEKIRLRSQIYEPDYVIVQDPTLMDSVDVTSGLKNGGKILINTLKDIKLNGYDVQTIDATGIALEVLGVPIVNTTLCGAFAGITGEVTIESLKKAILETFPGKLGPKNAEAAEKAYNLTKGL; encoded by the coding sequence ATGATAGAAGTTAGATTCCACGGAAGAGGGGGACAGGGTGCAGTAACGGCTGCTCAAATTCTTGCTAAAGCTGCATTCTACGACGGTAAGTCCTGCCAGGCTTTTCCATTCTTTGGTGTGGAAAGAAGAGGGGCTCCCGTAATGGCATTTACAAGAATTGACGATGAGAAAATAAGATTGAGAAGCCAGATTTATGAACCAGATTATGTAATTGTACAGGATCCAACACTGATGGATTCAGTAGATGTTACAAGTGGGCTCAAAAATGGTGGAAAAATATTGATAAACACATTAAAAGACATAAAACTTAATGGTTACGATGTTCAAACAATAGATGCTACAGGAATCGCATTAGAAGTTCTTGGAGTTCCTATCGTAAACACGACGCTTTGTGGGGCTTTTGCTGGAATTACTGGAGAAGTTACTATTGAATCCCTTAAAAAAGCAATTTTAGAAACATTTCCTGGTAAATTAGGACCTAAAAATGCAGAAGCGGCTGAAAAAGCATACAATCTAACAAAAGGTCTGTAA
- a CDS encoding DUF555 domain-containing protein gives MGNYHVTLQASYIAKNVEDVEDAIGVAISQIGKLLNKGSLDYVDIDVGLTICPKCGEPIDCVLVVAKTAIVGILLSMKVFNAESPEHAVRIAKSSIGRALKDIPLEDVDVVEI, from the coding sequence ATGGGAAATTACCACGTAACATTACAGGCTTCATACATTGCGAAAAATGTTGAAGACGTAGAAGATGCAATAGGGGTTGCAATATCCCAAATTGGAAAACTATTAAACAAAGGAAGCTTAGATTACGTAGACATTGACGTTGGACTTACCATATGTCCAAAATGTGGTGAACCAATTGATTGTGTACTTGTGGTTGCAAAAACTGCAATTGTAGGTATTTTACTTTCGATGAAAGTTTTTAATGCAGAAAGTCCTGAACACGCAGTAAGGATTGCAAAATCATCAATCGGAAGGGCTTTAAAAGATATCCCGTTAGAAGACGTGGATGTTGTAGAAATCTAA
- the porD gene encoding pyruvate synthase subunit PorD codes for MVNTGTIIYEPGSSANNKTGSWRVFKPVLDQDKCVKCENCYIFCPEGCIQEKDGKFEIDYDYCKGCLICEKECPVKAIKTEREEK; via the coding sequence ATGGTAAACACAGGAACGATTATTTATGAACCTGGAAGTTCAGCAAATAATAAAACTGGAAGCTGGAGAGTATTCAAACCAGTTTTAGACCAAGATAAATGTGTAAAATGTGAAAATTGTTACATTTTCTGTCCTGAAGGATGTATACAAGAAAAAGACGGAAAATTCGAAATCGATTACGATTACTGTAAAGGATGTCTCATTTGCGAGAAAGAATGCCCTGTAAAAGCGATAAAAACAGAAAGGGAAGAAAAATAA
- a CDS encoding DUF357 domain-containing protein, translating to MTEIDNIITDEKIANYFERTKEAISIIKNGLPPEKSLLSDVASDFLVMIDCYFEDAKTFIDKGDYINAFASLNYAYGWIDAGARLGIFNVGDDDVRFTLAK from the coding sequence ATGACAGAAATTGATAATATTATTACTGACGAAAAAATAGCTAATTATTTTGAAAGAACCAAAGAAGCAATATCGATTATAAAAAACGGATTACCTCCTGAAAAAAGTCTTCTGTCAGATGTAGCTTCCGACTTTTTGGTAATGATCGATTGCTATTTTGAAGATGCAAAAACATTTATAGATAAAGGGGATTATATAAATGCATTCGCTTCGTTGAATTATGCTTACGGCTGGATTGATGCCGGAGCACGGCTCGGAATTTTTAATGTAGGAGACGACGACGTGAGATTTACACTAGCAAAATAG